Proteins encoded together in one Impatiens glandulifera chromosome 1, dImpGla2.1, whole genome shotgun sequence window:
- the LOC124939900 gene encoding uncharacterized protein LOC124939900: MSSKSTKDAAVMKIGRDGNVTLSYLLLTKSNYSMWELKMQVNLQVQEVWKVVMLDEIDKRNNRMALAVIYQALPKDVLLMVAQKGFAKIGWETLKTMHVGVERIKEAKVKTLNTQFEVIRMKNGELVDDFATKLTFIVTGIRSLEEKMEEISVIKMFLRALLQIYMQIVTTIEQFGDIKNMTIEEIVGRLTVTRRDFIAKETKRRRTYCSCMMKNITNEEKRKSQFFL, translated from the coding sequence ATGTCGTCAAAATCAACCAAAGATGCGGCGGTaatgaagattggaagagaCGGGAATGTAACCCTCTCATATCTGTTACTCACAAAGAGTAACTACTCGATGTGGGAGTTGAAGATGCAGGTAAACTTACAAGTACAAGAAGTGTGGAAAGTCGTGATGCTCGACGAGATCGACAAACGAAATAATAGAATGGCTCTCGCTGTCATCTATCAAGCACTCCCTAAGGACGTCCTTCTTATGGTGGCTCAGAAGGGTTTCGCCAAGATAGGATGGGAGACGTTGaagacaatgcatgttggagtggagagaaTCAAAGAGGCAAAAGTGAAAACCTTGAATACACAATTTGAGGTGATTCGCATGAAGAATGGGGAATTGGTAGATGATTTCGCCACAAAATTGACATTCATTGTGACTGGTATCCGCTCGTTGGAAGAGAAGATGGAGGAGATATCCGTCATCAAAATGTTCCTTAGAGCCTTATTACAAATATACATGCAGATTGTTACAACAatcgagcaatttggtgacATCAAGAATATGACCATCGAGGAGATCGTTGGTCGTCTCACTGTCACGAGGAGAGACTTCATAGCTAAGGAGACAAAGAGGAGGAGAACCTATTGCTCATgcatgatgaagaatatcacgaatgaagaaaaacggAAAAGCCAATTTTTCTTATAG